The nucleotide sequence cagtgggcgatagagctctccgagttcgacttgaagtacgaaactcggacagcaatcaaagtacaatgcctcaccgacttcatagcgGAGTACGCGGGAGACCAAGAGGAAAAGCCAACTACGTGGGAActatacgtagatggatcctcaaacaagacaggaagcggtgcaggcataatactagCCAATGAAGGGGGAACACAGATAGAGATTTCTCTCAAATTTGAATTTCCAGCTTCTAATaatcaggcggaatatgaagccctgattgcagGATTAAAGCTAGCAGAAGAGGTCGGTGCAACCAAAGTGCTAATATtcagtgactctcaagtggtgacctcccaaataaatggagagtatcaggccaaagaccCGAATATGAAGAAATACTTGGGAAAAACTCTGGAGCACCTCGGgtgctttgcagaaaccgaggccagacacataactcgggatcttaaCAGCAGAGaagacgccctctccaagttagcaagtaccaaaccgGGAGGAAATAATAGAAgcttgatccaggaaactctccaagaaccctccGTGGTGAAAACAGAAGACAAACAAGATGTCCTTGAAGTAACCGggctaaacctcggatggatgaatcccttggtcgaatacctaaaatttgacatcctccccaaagaggaaaaagaggctaagaaaatccggagggaagcaTGATACTACACTCTGGTaaaaaatatcctctataaaagaggaatatcaacaccaCTACTGAAGTGCGTACCAACCTCAAGGACATCTGAAGTACTAGAGGAGGTTCATAATGGGATCTGCGGAAACCACCTCGGAGCTAGGTCACTTGCCAGAAAGATAAttcgagctggattctactggccgaccttgcaaaaggatgccacagaatttgtgaagaAGTGCCAGCCATGCCAGATGCACGCAAATTTCCATGTGGCCCCCCCCCCCCGAGAAGATCattagtataacttctccatggccctttgcaaaatgggggatgGACCTGTTAGGACCTTTTCCCCAGGCCCCAGGACAATTCAAATACTTGattgtgggaatagactacttcacaaagtggatagaagcagaaccattagccaccatcacggcccagagaagtcggaggttcctctacaaaaatattatcacaaggtatggtatgggatacctcattccatcaccacagataacgGGACCcaattcaccgactctaccttcagaagcctggtagccagtatgaagataaaacaccaattcaccttggtggaacatccacaagcaaatggacaagccgaagcagccaacaaagtcatactggcaggactaaagaaaaggctacaagatgcaaaaggagcctgggttgaggagctcccacaagtgttaTGGGCTTACCGAACAACACCTCAATCTGCCACAggggaaacacccttccgactcgTCTATGgtgtagaagccatgataccagtagaaatcgacgagcaaagtccaagggtgatcTTCCATGACGAGGTcggaaacatacaggggcacaaagaggagcttgaACTGCTCCCCGAAGTTCGAgagcaagcccagataagagaagcggcATTGAAGCAGAGGATGACTACCAGATACAACAAAAAAATTCATTCGAAGAAGTTTCACCCCAGACGACTTGATCTTAATCAGAaatgacattggagtcaacaaatatggggaaggaaaactcgctgctaattggaaaggaccatacaaaattagtgagatcttaggaaaaggttattataaggtgaccgacttaaacggcaccgagttaccaaggtcgtggcatgcttgtaatatgaaaaggtactatagttaaaagcgaactctactccctgatgtactctttttccaacttcatgatttttttccaaaataaaagggttttttctgaaggagggtttttaacgaggcatcacagtAGAGACTAAGGGACAATAGACAGtaaaaaacccttagtagcagtaaAATACCTtcacaaataaataaagatcttttacaatatctcttataaattccttctcgctttctttctttctacgaaatgcgccgacttaagctcgacaaagcgtgaaaatcccatgaaccgacctggatggtcgtcaggataaaacgacgaggtacaagtcggtgtaaagaggttataaaagtcgaTCGTGGTAAAACTCGGAAATTATCTGACTTACAAGTCGGAAAATCCGAGAAACAAAGaaatgcatcgcaaaaataacctaagtcataggaactcaataaatcaaaaaattgagtataaggaataccAAAAAGAGATCAGAAAACCTATTAAAAGCGCCAAAGCAAAAGACTGTCCCAAGttcttaaagaaaaaagaaacttaAAAGGAGGGACAGTCAGCCAAGAAAAATGGGTTTTCAAAATAAGGATCAAAAGGGTTTTTCAAAACCTAAAAACAAAAAAGCATGCACAcaaaaaagacaaagaaaggtaacttaaacccttatccaaaaaaggggtatttctaaatattttgtttacggccttaaaaggctaAGAAAAATGTCAACAGACCATCACCACCACATAAAAACAAATAAGTTTAAAAAAGagggggacccacaggccgggcccccatatagccacaACAAATTATTTCAGCTAGGAAGGTCGTCACCACCAGAGTCAGGGAGATTAGTCGGAGCACCACCAGAGTCAGGGAGAGTGGTCGAAACGCCATCAGGGCCAGGAAGAGAAGTGTCCAtaggagaagaagtagaagtttcCGGAGCCTTCGAGGAACTCGGAGCATCCTTTGATCGCGGAGGGGACTCCATTATCCTTTGCCCCCGAGTCTTTAGATCAGACTCGGTGACATAGCGGGGAGAGGGAGGAGAAACGATAGCTCCATCAACCACAATTTTATCTGGATCCAAAGGAGAGAGATCCAGGTTGGGAGCAAGAACCCCGACCTGTTCCTTAAAAATCCTCCATGCTTCTTCAGCCCCGTCAGCAATGGAGTCCTCCAACTCTGTATAGGCCTTCCGAGCCCTCATCAAATCCTTCTTCACCTCCACAAGATCCTTGAACAGACTCGAGTAACTCTCCTGCGTCTTCTCCCTCAGGCCCTCCGCCATAGAACACTGGGCCTGCAGCTTCCTCTCCCTCTCCTGGAGACCATTCCTCCCTTCCTTCAACTTGGCGACCTCCTCCCTCAACGCCTTCTCCTGCCCTTGATATAAGAGAAGCCTCCCCTCCAGCTCTTCAACCCTCGAGGATGAACCTAGAGAGCTAAGAGGAGTCTTCTAAAAAATATCAAGGAACTTTGTGCATACCCCCGCTGCCCTGATACTCTCCTGAGCCAGAATGGTAAGGTGGTTTCGTACAGAAGcatcatccatacctatacgGGTATGAGGATAGATATACTTTCGAACGAACTGAGGCGCATCCACCTTGAcctcaccttcaaaagaagagctagactctaaggtcttgcgcttcttcttttCTGGCTCAAGGGAAGATCGGGGAGGAGGGGACGGCAGAGAAGAAGTTGAGGAAGAAACGACAATGGGTTGGGTAGGGGTCCCCGAATTGCGAGAAGAGGGGGAAGGGGAAGGAAGGGAAGAGCTAGTTACCCTGGCGCCACCAACTCTAGCGCGGGATCTTGCCTTGGCCTCCTGAACTCTCTGGTAAGACTCCCTGGAattcttcttcgccatctctataaaaaataattaggTAGCTAAAATTAGCAAAACAAGTCGGAAGAAACAAGTCGGAAaatataaacaaacaaaaagctacctagttgtgtctggacaaaggtcggagacccctggagaaacttttttgTATCCAGATagggggccctcccccacacttctcggaggaatcCCACAATGGCTGGCTCCACTTCATCCAAGTCATCCAAACTATATTTCTCACAGGGAGAGGCCTCTAACCAGTACAGAGGAAAGCGAGGAGAAGAattctcatccaggaaaaaggggtggtgaccctctacagcttgaactttgaaaaaataatttttaaaatcatgaaaggattcatcaaaaaaGGTGAAGActctccgaccttgtatagctcAGAAAGACACCCACTGCTATTTGTTATTTTTCCCACTAAAGGGCTTAGTCATgtgaaagaggaaaaagaaaattctcaaagaagtcggaaagtcTAAAGCATGGCTGATAAATTGGTAAATTTTCAGAAAACTCCAAGAATTAGGATGAAGCTGGGTAGGAGCAACCCAGCAACGACATAAAACGGCAATCTCAAAATCGGAGAAAGGAAGAAAAACGCCCAGGCGAGTAATCATGCTCTCATACATATAGAAAAAATGAGGGGCTGCCTCAGAAGCCCTCccaaaacaaacccggtcttccggACCCGAGGCAATCAGTTCATATTTCGGCTCATTCTCATCAGAGGTGCAAAGCCTATGATGAGTGCGAAGGTTGGTGATGAAGTCGGTATCAACAAAAGGTTCTTCCCCCAGAACCGTGACATCCACCCACTGAGCAAGGATTTCTATAGAAGACATTTTTTCCTAGAAAGGGTTAGtgaaacctacaaaggaaaaaaAACGATCAAAAACAGGGTCTCTAAGgggcctgaaatcaaacaaaacagAATCACTAGAAGCCTACAAGCCAACCCTCctctctaaaaataaaaacatgcaaatgaaagaattttataaaaagagaGTAGAGGAAAACTAACATTTGCTTGAAAAAGGATAGGGGCAGAGAAAGATGAATTCCTTCGAACAAGAGCTTCTTCCGAACAGAGGAGAGGAAGTGTGAAAGTTTTCAGAAACGAAGCAAGGAAAGAGAGGGAAGTATTTATAAAAACGTtgggggcataatggtaaaaacggaAGCCGTCATTTAAAGAGAGGCACCGTTCCCAATGTAACTGATCCCCGCGTATGAATATATAAATCCCTAACGGACGCGATGTTTGATTAGACGTGACTGTTGAGAATTTTTAAAACACGTCAGTTCCTTATTAGGTCGGTTACGGTCCTGAGTTAAATACTCGACCCCAACTcttaaaagaaattgggctcgagtaggggcactgttcataccctgacccaacactaaggcccaggtccaaacgaaaggcccaacccaaaggatTGAGCCCCATCCTACACCGACCTTCCCCTGGAGAAGTCGGTTCTTgacacgacttgctctaaagaagtcgggaactaagattagctggcagataggcACTCATTCAAGCTAGTAATtgtccctaaaatctctcaacccacttccaggagccatatctcaacttttctaatataaagggacggttatccaccttaaaagatggaactactccaacggtagtTATTggctcaccattataaatacactgatacccctcaggtatctctaagtttcAATACTTTCTAAACCTGCTTACGCCCTtgttgacttaggcatcggagtgtctttgcaggtaccaccccccgctcattcatactcacaagtcggacggaggcccagaAGCGTGATCCATTGCGAAGGCTTCCCTTCTCAGACGATCGGGCTAACCAAACGAGTCCAACCCATTAATCTCCGATTACCCATCGTAACAATGAGAAATCTAGGATTTAATATGGGTTGTTGGAGTTTTGAAATACCTCTGGCTTCCCAGGATCTTATGTATTATTTAtatgggcacctttaccatactgagaattcTCAATTCTCATTCTATATATATTCTGTTATTTtccagatgcaggacgtgagacaCTTTACTGATTGTGCTGAAAACTCTTTGAAAGCAAAAATCTACGTTTTGGGAACTTTTTATTGCGTATttagtttatatatatgtatacatgTTTTCCACTTTATATAAAtttgtattttgtccctcctagaggttgactcgGAGAATCAGGATTTATATTTtgtcttttgaaaaatttttggattgtacatatgtatatatatattctgGCTGGTCTTtacttcgcaggtcgagtctggagcttgtTAATATATATTTCTTTTGAAATTCTTATCCCATATGTCTTATGTTTTCTTCGGTTTCACTATTATCTACGCGTTTTATTCTTAATCGTTCAGGTGTGATGCGACTTTCGAGTTCTGTTTtatacttttagaggtcgtaatacctcaccacctctgattTACGAACTTAAGCATAAAGCTCTTAGTAGTAGGATGTTACATCTGCTCCCTCATTTTATTAGGAATGCTTGGAGTGGTAACTTATGGCAGTAGGTTCAAAAGGACATCTAGGTAAATGAGACTCTTTTTTGTGCTGGATTTGGTGGATTTGgaggagttaatactcaaaatggccACTAAAATTTGATCTTCGATTCAATTTAATCCTCGAATTTTCAATTGACCAAAATTGTATCCTGAAATTTTAAAGCGTGCCTCAAGTTTGCCCCTTCGTCCATTTTCATCATAGGAAAGCTGACCTGACACaattaaacgacgtcgttttgctaTTTGTTCCAAAACAACATCGGTTgactctccctcttcttcttcctcttcctcaaacAGCCATGGCTTCTCTCCAACTCATTTTCAGTGATTAAGTAATCATCATCACCTTCATCTACACACGCATGAACAACTGCTTCATTCACAACAATAACCACAACTACAACATCTTCTACTTCCTCCATTTCATTTCAAACTGATTCttaattatcattattattattattgaaaaagaaaacacagAATGAGGGACAGGGTTCCAGTGCAATACTACAACCTCAACTCACCATCTTCCTTCATCGAGAGTCCCCTCCACGTTCTCAAAGCCATCGATGCCAGATCCACTGCCCCCTCCCCCATTGACCACATCGCCACCCCACTTCGGACCCCGGCACATACGATTTTGCCGCTACCGTCGTGAGTGCTGCTCCACTTTTCTTCACTTTCTCTACATCGCATTCacaaatagaaaataagaaagctTTTCATGTGATTGAAGTggctgattcagaggctgatTATTCCGGTCAAGACAAAATAGATGAGAGAAAGAACAGGAAGATACAGTATAAGGAGGTGGAGGAGAAGAAGGGGGCGACGAACGGTGCACGTCGGTGCAATGGCAAGGTTTCACGACCAAGGAAGAGGTGGCAACGATTACGAATACGACGGTGGTGGAAGGATGTTGCAGGAGCTTCTTGTTGGTTTGTTTGGATTTGGCACCATGAAAATTTGACTCTCTCCTTTCAGTGATGAAAGAACAGAGAATTAGGTTTTTGAAAAACCATGTCGTTTTTCTTGTGTCACTGCCAGGTGTGACTAAATTTGCCACGTCATTTTTCCGGCGACAAAAATGGATGAAAGGGCCAACTTGATGCACGTGTTAAAATTTCAGGTACAATTTGGGTCAATTGAAAATTCGAGGGTCAAATTAAATTGGAAGTCAAATTTCAGGAGTCATTTTGAATATTAACTCGGATGTGGAGGGATCGTAACAACAATATTTTTAATCCAAATTATTGGTCCTCTAATAAGATACTCACTCTCAACAAAAATCTTGGGTTCTTGATAgagtcttttcttttaatttggggGTTTTGCCTTCATCCTTAATTCATACTTGGGTGCCTTCGACTGCTCATTCAATCAAGGTTAACTGTAACGCTATTGAGTCTGAGGTTCATTTTACTGTTGGATTTGGATGTATTATTAGAGGTAACTTGGGAAATTCGGTTAAAGTTGTACCAGGCTACTTCCTTATGCTTCCATTCCCAAATGTGAATTATTTGCCATTTAAAAAAAGGCTGATCTTAGCTTGGAAATGTAGTTTTCGCCTTTTCGAAAGGTGATTTGTGAGACGGACATTCCAGATGCATTTCTTACTACTCAAAATTCTAGAAATTTTGGTATTTATGCAGACAATGATTTAGTAAATAAAATCCATGAGGTATTTCATTGGAATTGGAGAATTGAGATAAAATTGATCCAGAGAACGACTAACTATGTATGACTAAATATGCTGTGAATCAATAGTAGAGTATATTGAGTGGCTTGAGCCTTGGAATAATCTGCATAGTTTGCTTTGCAGGGAATTTAGTCTTTCCTCTTAGGCTAGTTTCCCTTTGTTTTTTCTTNNNNNNNNNNNNNNNNNNNNNNNNNNNNNNNNNNNNNNNNNNNNNNNNNNNNNNNNNNNNNNNNNNNNNNNNNNNNNNNNNNNNNNNNNNNNNNNNNNNNNNNNNNNNNCGAGTGATCTCGTATATATTGAAACTTGTGATAGTGTTTTGACATTATCCCTTGCAGCGctgtttctttgttttatttcATTGCGTTTGAGGAAAATGATCCCAACGACGTGGGAGGAGTGAAAGTACGACAAAGCATCCTAGTTAGTATTAGGATTTATCTCCAGAAATGGGATCTTCCAATGTAATATTCCGATGCTCTCAGCACTAACTACAAGATATAAATAATATTCCGGCACTCTTCTTCCCCCTGTCCCTGTCCCTGTCCCTTTCGCATTCCTATTCCTTATTCATCGAAAATGACCCTAAgatattaaaataaagagaaagcgTCCCAAAGCCAGCCAACCTCTCTATCTATCATCCATGAACCACGTATGTCATTGACAAGGTCGCACCCAATTGACCTTTACAACTCAAATGCTCCGCACAAGAGAGAAAAACCTAATATCTAAAACAAGAAGCCGGGAAGGGATCTAGCGTTCATACCATAGAGGTGGAAGTGGAATAGAATTAGATATGCTCGTGCTGAGGCCCAATACGGGGCCCATAACTAATCCCTCATCACCTGAAAAGAAGGTAGAACAAGTGGCAGTGGGAAGTGGCTATTTGGCAACTATGGCAAGTGCTTCCAATTTCATGTGCCCCACAAATCAAGCAATTGTTGTTCTATCCTACGACAAATCTTTCAGTTAATCTAAGTCTTATAAGGGCCCCCACATTCACCCCCACCACCACGTGATCAGATCAGACACACCAGTGTTGTTGGATCAGCAGCTGTGCTCAGTTATTCAATGCAAATTCTACCGCGTAACCACAAACCATGCACCCCGTGTATGGTATTGGTACGGACATGAATTATGCATAGTCATGGTCCCCTGCGCTCTACTTGGTACGTACGTAATACGTGGTTCACACTCAGTAATGCACTTGATTTGAGTGAGTCTGCCCTGTTTAGCATTTCTCAACCACCTGCTACTCAACACTCAAGCCTTGTTttacataataaaaataatgttgtTTGTCTTCTTCCACAATGGCAATAAGCCAATAAAAAGAAAGGCCAAGTTACAAAATGATGGGTCAACAATAAATGGTTGCAACATATAGGTATAGCAAAATAATCCCACTCAACAAAAGAGTTGATTTGGTTTTGGGGAAAGACAAGGGAGAAGTTTTCTTTTCCCTGGGATTTTTGTCATTTTGAAGAACCACTGCCGAAGGAAACAACTTAAGACTAGTTTCATTTTTTGGCAGTTTACATCTCTCCAGGTATGTGATCAAAAGATGCAGAGATACTGATTTTGGATGCGAATCCTCTATGGCACAATCCAAAATTACACTAATAAACAAAGAAGGAAAATGTATACAAAAAGAATAAAGACCATTAGAAAAGAAAACCAAAAAACAGAAGTCCTACACAGATGGAATTGCACACCTACAAGGCTCACTGCACCATAGCTAACAGCCAAATACCAACAAAACTTTGATGCTTAAATGTACATGAGACCCATCTAAGGATTGATGTTGCACTCTCGCAAATATACAATGTCATAGTCAACATACTTTGTCCAATGACCTCGAAACTTGGGAATACTTATCTCAAgccatggtttcatgtttccatTGTAGTGTACCACAGCAGCTCCTTCAATCAATTTTTGGTTGACATTGGTGTTGTAGCCAAGACCCAAGACATGCCAAGTTCGGTTCAATGGGAAAGTGCGTTTCCAGAAAGTTATAAGACCAGGTGGCAGTGTCCCTAACTTCCATAGTTGCCTATCATGATTCTGCAAGTCAATTAAATTTATTAGCGAAAATCAGTTTGAATTCAAATCAGAAACAAAGAAGACAGGTATTTTAGAATAGGTGCATGTCACTTCATATTGGATGGACTCGCGCTAGGTTTTAGAGTTTAGACTAAAATAAGAACTAAAAATTGCATATTGCAACTGTACTAATTCCACAAGAAAAATTATCTAAGAAATTTTACATATGAATCTCAGTGCATTACTTACCAGCTTCTGCCAGTTGTGGTACAACTCAGTGATGTTTTGCCTCTTCCACTCAACTAAATCAAAAACATTCATACCATATGCCCATCCACAGGCATGAGGGTCAAAGTTCTTGGCTATGAGAGGATTAGAGAAGTTGAGATAGCGATCAAAGCGATGAAAACTTTCGCCACAAGTTTCTACAGCACCATTTACATTTCCCTTCAAATCAATTGACCACAGTGCAGTCAGATCCTTCTGAACAACTATATCATCATCCAAGAAGAGCACTTTGTTGAGCTTTGGAAACACCTCGGGCAAGTAGAAGCGGAGGTGGTTCAGTATAGATAAATACTTTGGGTTTCGAAACTTTAAGTTTGAATCAGAAGTTGCCTGATGAGTCTTAAAGTAATAATCTATCATGGAAGGAGAAGACAACTGCTTAAGAACCGGACTGTAACTTGAATTCAACCATGTAAATTCTTCAATATTCTGAACCTGAATGGTTGCCTTCCCTGGTGGATTCGCCAAAAACCACATCCTCATTGCTGCATAATTGAGCCTATCGGTAACaatatgaaaaacatgttttgaGGCATCCTGCAAATACATTAGAAGCAATGCTTTGAATGATGTCAATCAGAAATAAAAGCTCCCTGTTGATATTAAAACATCATAGGACTGTGGGGCCAAATAGAATGAGAAAAAAAGGGTCTGTCTGAGTCCAAGTATAAACATAGTAATGCAGCTGCACGTCCATACCAGATTTCTTTTTGTTTCATACTCTCGGCAAACAAAAACATGTTGAAAAAATTCTCAGCAAAAATAATTTACCTTTGCATGGGCAACAGTAGAGTTCACAACAACACCTGTTGCCAATATGTTATCCGAGAATATTGCATAATGGTATAGTTGAGGGTCTTCTAACTTCTCGGGGTTTGGAAATTGTTGTAGAGAAGGAATTAAACTATGATATTCAGTTGTGAGGCGCAATGGAAGACAATGGAGACCTTTAGGCAATGTTTTTGCCGTCAATTGTGTTAAGAACACGGTCTGTTTCTTGTGCACACGAAGCTGTTCCTCAGTTGAATGGAGCATAGCCCTAAGCTTCTTCACAGCCCCGGCACAATCATCTTGAATTTGTCTTCCTTTCATCAATGATTGCTCCATTGCCTTCATTCTTTCATTCGCACTGCattagtataaaaataaatatatatgttaaGACTGAACAAAATATAGCACATTGCTACTCAGTGTGATTAGATGCAGCTGAGAACAAACTTAAAGATGAAATCACAAACTTAGGAGCTATGAGGAGTCAGTAAAGCACGCAATCATGTGTAAACGAATTATTAAAAGCACACTTACTTCCTAGGCAAGTCAGAATCTTGGCTTGCTTCTCCAACAGTTCGTAAGACTTCCTTCACTCGTAATCGAAGCTCCCGAGTGATTTGGGGATTGTTCTTTACTGCTGGAAGTGAAAGAAATACCTTAGCCTGAATGAGCTGATCTTTTAGTTGCCGTACCCGAGCATCAGATGGTATTCCATCATTCTGGTTGTTCGATTCTGGTGACACATGtgctttcttttttattctgctAGAAGATTCACGAGTTTTTTGCTCTTGTTTATTAGTCTGAAAGAATATAACCAAGCGTGAGCGTTTGGGTCAAACTTCTAACAATCTACTAGTGTAATCTTCTAACATATGTGTTTGGACAATGAGGTAATAAGCTTAAAATGTTGAAAGCCAACACCAAAAGTGAAGAGGGAACCTAATCATCATGCCAACATTGTCTATGCACCAACATGATTGTATCATACCCTGTATAAAAATATGTCTTAACTAGAAACGGATACAAGTCTGATGTGTTCGTCATGGAGATACAAGCCTACACTGCTACACATTATACTAAATGTTATGTCTCGTAAAATGATGGACCACCAACTTCCTTATACACAGGCATGTATAAAGATCTTAGCATGAGCAGAAACCTAGTGAGTACTGAAGCTTTTGCAAcccaaaattaaagagaaagaaaTATCAAGAGGCAAATATATCACCTTACCGTAGTTTCAGATGCAAGTTTCCCATCACTGTCATCAACGTCAATAGCATCTTCTGGATTAACATTATCACTGGTTGCATTCGTTTTCTCCAGGTAGTTGCtttgatttccttgcttgattCCATCTATAACTAGTTTGATGGGGT is from Arachis ipaensis cultivar K30076 chromosome B01, Araip1.1, whole genome shotgun sequence and encodes:
- the LOC107637089 gene encoding probable galacturonosyltransferase 4, which codes for MEIVATRNILLFLLCVTVVAPILLYSYPSAEQELVQDVPAFANNAADSARLNLLPEETSTVLKEPIGDVHTDDSTSIKKLPHDLQMGESREHSSGRVLSATNEGENPIKLVIDGIKQGNQSNYLEKTNATSDNVNPEDAIDVDDSDGKLASETTTNKQEQKTRESSSRIKKKAHVSPESNNQNDGIPSDARVRQLKDQLIQAKVFLSLPAVKNNPQITRELRLRVKEVLRTVGEASQDSDLPRNANERMKAMEQSLMKGRQIQDDCAGAVKKLRAMLHSTEEQLRVHKKQTVFLTQLTAKTLPKGLHCLPLRLTTEYHSLIPSLQQFPNPEKLEDPQLYHYAIFSDNILATGVVVNSTVAHAKDASKHVFHIVTDRLNYAAMRMWFLANPPGKATIQVQNIEEFTWLNSSYSPVLKQLSSPSMIDYYFKTHQATSDSNLKFRNPKYLSILNHLRFYLPEVFPKLNKVLFLDDDIVVQKDLTALWSIDLKGNVNGAVETCGESFHRFDRYLNFSNPLIAKNFDPHACGWAYGMNVFDLVEWKRQNITELYHNWQKLNHDRQLWKLGTLPPGLITFWKRTFPLNRTWHVLGLGYNTNVNQKLIEGAAVVHYNGNMKPWLEISIPKFRGHWTKYVDYDIVYLRECNINP